The sequence tttttttcaaatatacaaCATCCATCATCACAATTAACAATTGGAATATGTGAAAAAACCTAACAAACTATTTACAATCCAAATATGTTAATGAAATGCCCTTATCCTCACATTACGTTATCTCTATGCAATTCAGAAGACGCAGATATAATTTATAACTAATTTAACGAATGGTTATTTTCCTTGATTTTATCGGCAAGCCCATTAGGTGATTTATATAATGTATTAAAGGTTTAGGGCAAACATGATACATACATGTTCATTAAACATGTGATACAGTAATTGACAACCAAATAGGTTTCAGTAGATTATTCTTATTTGATTAATTGaacaaatatataataaaaatgaagTCTGACGTCATATTTTAGACACTTTTGCCCTCCAGGTAGGTTAAAAGGTTCAATAATTGAGATCTCTAATCAAAACAGGATTCCCCGTCTCTTTGTTTCTACAGCAACCGAATGGTTAACTGCAGTTTTCGTTTTCTTGTTGGTAATCCTGTCATCAATTTGTGGCATTCTCTTATATCTAATTCTGTTAAACATGGCAGATCCCAAATGCTAGAAGGTAATTCTTTTAACCTATAGCAAGCGGACAAGTTGAAATATTTCAGTGACCTAAGCTTTCCCACGCTACAGGGCAAGGTACTCAATTTCTTGCAACTACTTAAATCTAAATCTGTCAAAGTAAAAAGCTGCCCAAAGGCAAGTGGCAATTCCCTCAGTTCTTGACAGTTACACCTCAGCTCCGCTAAAGAGCTAAGTTCCCCAAAGCGAGAAGGCAATTCTTCCAGATCATCTGACTGTAGGCTCAACTTCTTTAACCCATGCAGTTGCTCAAAGCTAGAAGGCAATTTCTTGAGTTCCAGACAGTTACACCTCAGCTCTGCTAAAGAGCTAAGTTCCCCAAAGCTAGAAGGCAATTCTTTAAGATTATCTGACCCCAGACTCAACTTCTGTAACTGACACAGTTTTCCAAATCTCGGAGGCAAGGCTTCTAAATTCCAGCAGCTTTCCAAATTTAAAACCTCCAATGACCTTAATTCCCCAAAGCTTGAAGGAAGTTCTTTTAATTTAATACACTCTGCTAGGTTCAAATGTTTTAGAGAACTCAGGTCTCCAAAAGTTGAGGGCAATTGTTCCAATTGCGTGCAACTTGTTAAGATCAACTCTTCTAAACAACGTAATTGCCCAAACGATTTTggcaaattcttcaaagaactgccACCGCACATGCTCAATTTACATAATAAACGCAGTTCACACACCTGCTCAGACAGCTCCTGCATCTGATCCCATTCATCTAATATCAAAACCTTGAGGGCAGTTAGGTGATCAAGCTGTCCGGGTAATCTCTGGAGACTTTTCAATTCTTTTAAATCCAATTCTTCCAAGGAAGAATTTTTCCTGACGCTGCCGGGCCTGGACTCCTCTGAATTTGCAAATATCTGAGACTCTGCAGTGACTTTCATCAACCGCAGCCTCTTGGGTAACTGTATTGATATCGTAATTCCATTGTAAGGATTTTTTTCCATatatataaacaaacaattaaacaaGCGTTTCAACAGTTCTCTTATAGTACCATTCTTGACCATTAAAGTGAGAAAGAAACTTAAATGAAATGAGGAAGGCCTTGCCTGATAGAAATTCACACCATCCTTAAGAACAGGGCCATGGAACACTGCCAACCGCTCAAAGCACTCTGAATTCACTGGCCATAACGCAGAGATGTCGCCGCGCAGGCGGAAAAATCTGAGTTCTTCGAATCTCGGTGTCTTTTGACTTGATCTTGATACAGTTATCTGGCTCTCCAAGTCGAGTACCCTCAACGATTTTTCCATTGAAAGAATATGCTCCCCATCAAGTACGCACCCAGATTCAGACTCCTCTCTGGTAAGCCGGACTCCTTTAATTTGATCGATCCTCTGCAATGacattatttattttatcaattcTAGTACTAAACATTACATTTTGACCCTGTACGAGTACATAAATTAAAAAACGTACCTGATTGCCTTGCGCAAGTTCACGCCAGGATCGCAGTTTCATAATTCTATTGGATTTAGACATACTCAGCCCTATTGCTCGTATGATATCATGAACAATCACCTTGCCTTTGTCGGACATCTTCAAAAAAGCAGCCTCTTCCAGATGTGTGACCTCCTCGGCTCCAACAATGTATTCCACATGGCGTCGACACCAGTTAGCAAAGAAGCAGCATATATCCAAAAATGCTTCTTGCGTAGACGGCTCGAGCTGGTCATATACGCAAGTAAATAGGCGGTCGCTCAGATTTTGTGTTCTGACCTCCTCTCCCCTCTTCAAAGCTTCAATTATTTGCGTACATCTGTCGACCATGTAGTTCTGCTTGCGCAAACAAGCACCGACAATTTCTAAGACTAATGGAATTCCATCACAAATCTGCAGGATTTGTTCAATATTGTCTCCGCCTCTGCTATTATCAGGATTGGAGCCTCGGAATAGGAGATTGATCGCCTCTTCCATGCGTAGAGTAGTCACATGATGCTGACGACGTTCAAGGCCGGCGTCTATGAGCATATCCGTGACACCCAGATTTCGAGCTGTGAGCACTATTCTGCTCCGCTTCGGAAGGCCTTCTAATCTTTTTGGGAAAAGCTCTTGCAAGTCTTCTGCGCGAAGAGCGTTGTCAATAAACAGAAATATTGGCTTGTTTCCTTGGGCTTGGAAAGCTTTGGCTAGATGATCCTGACCTTCTGCACTATTTGTCAATGTTACTTTCCTGTCATAAGTATATTTTGGGAAGGCTTCCTTCAATATTTGCTGCTGCATGCATTTTATGTCATTCTTGGTGAGATGTTCATCCATTTTAACTCTCGAATAGTTGTAATCTGTGAGATGTAAGTCTGCAACAACAGCAGTAGCAAGCGTGGTCTTTCCTATGCCCCCAACTCCACAGATGACTACAGCCATTGACGACTTATTTCGTGTTTCCATGTCCAGCAGCTTCGTTACATCTTCCTTCTGCTTTTCGATTCCAACTGCCAGTCAACCCACAGAAGACTATTACGCTAACAACAACATATCTAAATGGTGATGCAAATATGACATGTGAATACAGTTGAAAAGTTTGGAAGTGGAGGGTCTTTATATATCTACCTGCATAATCTGGATAAATGGGCTTCTGTGAAGGGAGGTCACGAGACTGATGCTGTTCTATTGTTATTACTTCTCCTAATGTAAGATCTTCATACAGATGACTTAATTTCGATTGTAGAGCTGCCAAGCTTTCGGAGTTCACAGACGCCTTTAAAAACCTGCAATACGGACAATTTCAATGACAATAACTATGCATAAATAACAATAACACTAACAGAATTCAcattaaattcaaatatttaacCATTGTTGGCATTTTACCTGAAAAGTCCTCCTGATTTTAATTGAGAAGCGCACATCATGGATCCTTCAACAATAGTTATAatagcttcattcaatttcttttcttcttgtggcATATCATACTTCAACTTTCTTATATGCCCAGCAAGATTACTCGTTTGTTTAAGGAGTTCCACGCATCCACTGCGGTTTTCAGAGATTTGATCAATCTGGTCAAGCAGGAAAGCTACAACAGATAAACCTGCAACTACCCAATGCACGTTCCCCATTTTTTGCAATATTTGTGATACAGCTTTTCTGTTTCCTTCGTCTCCCTGTACGTACAACTACCGTTAGTTCCAACTCCAAATAATTTCAAACTAGTATTAACTAATGTTGAatacaaattgaaaataaaattaccAAATTCTTCTGCAGTTGATCAATTTGTTCATTCACAAATTTAAGAAATTGAGAGCCACTGTGCAGAAAGGAACTCCATAGTGATTTTGTACTGTCTGAATCGGAAAGAATTTCTGATTTGCTTCTCTTTAATGTCTTATCCTCTTTCGACTGCATTTAGAGAAAGGATGACATCAACTAGAATCCAAGAATAAATTACATTTCATAAGATTTCTATACTTACCTTGTTTGGAAGAGTCTCCAACAGCTTGTCGATGACATCGATCAAATTATCAACGTCgtctacattattgattttttCAAAGCGCTTGATACAGTCTTCCACCTTGAGCGACGAAGGCGGAGGTGGCGGTGGCGGTGGCGGTGGCGGCGGAggaggtggcggaggaggtggCGGTGGCGGCGGAggaggtggcggaggaggtggCGGAGGCGGCAGTGAGGACGCGTGATTGGCTGGCGAAGATTTAAAGCAGGACAAAATGCAGCGCATTGTTAGGTAAATGCAAGCGAGATGAGATGATGTCTCCCAAGTTCACATTGAGTGCTTTATAGGCTACCTATCTCATGATATTGGTGCTTAGATACATATTTTGCTTTGTTTGCAGACTAAGTTATTCTTCATCGCTTTTGTTTCATAATTCAGTACACTTTAAAAGCTGTCAAAATAACAATCGATGAGCCCTTGCCTTCCGTAAATTCGTGGAGCTTTTTGAGCTGTAAAAGCGTAACGAATTAAATCAAAGTGTGTGAgcaaaatttatatttttcctaATTTGGTTAGAGTTGATAGAGAGCAATAGGAAGAGGGAGGGAAATAGAGAAGCATCTTCATCATTACAAATCTTTTATGATAAAATTATGAGAAGAATATAAATTCATTgagttaaaataataattattaaaatttttagaataaatataatatatatttttttaaatatataataaatcatTTATAAATATAATGATATAATTAGAAAAATCTAATAAGTTTAgaagatttaaaaatattttttcttataaaTTTGAGTATTTACTTTTTACTTTTTGAAATTAAGTactattaataatatttatttttaaaatataattaaattaaagaaGTGTTATCAACAACactgatttttttaaaattaactttTAAAAATGAATGTTaccaatttcaattaaaaaatttcttgttgaaaataatattgataattattaatttaattttagaaAGTTTGAAAATGAATTCTAactttaataatttatatataaaatattaaatagtaTATTCATGCAatcttttttatttgaattttagtAACATTGAGCaaatttacaatttataaaattaattggcattgaaaaaaaaaatggctatgagtgaaaAGCGTATATAAATGttgttttaattaatattatatttaaaaataatattacatattatattatattagtaatcgttaatattttaataatatataataatagctGCAAGTAATGATGAATGCGAGGGTTTCAATCCTTTGTGGAAGGGTCGTCAGGCTCAGATCGTGGGGGAGGATGTACGACCTCCTCCACGCAGGTAATCTTCCTTGTTTCTCGCTGTAATTTACCCTAATTTATTGCTTCTTGTTTGTGTAGTGTTGTCTTGCGTTTTCTCTTCATGTACGTGCCATTATGGAGGGCTCTCTGCACGgaacgcgtctattctggctccagaAAGACAGTACAAATTGACTAACACGGGTGTTAGTTacgcgttttacaccatcgattttgcagttaacggttgcgattgactaacctgtcactaacacgctatacaaaaggtctgttttggagctagaatagccgtGGCCCTCCGCACAAGGGCTCATTTATGTTGAGCGAGTTGGTTAATTCCTCATCTGTCGTTGTCGTGGAGAAAGCCAGAACGTTTAAGACGGCTCTACTCGATTCTCTTTCATCCCCAATTTTTGATAGTGCGTAGTTTGAAGTTAGGGCTTCCTTTCCTAGAGTAAGTTTTGATGGGGTCGAAGGAAGAGGAGGTAAGCCTTTTGACCCTTCTATGTTTACCCTGTCCATTTCTCCTAATTTAGAAATTAATAATGGTATTAATAATGAAAAATCTAGGTTAAAAGATATTGCCATTTTCTTAGCCGCAcaagctagagtcaattatacatacactaacaatgataatatgatcaacatgattgaatatgctcaacctgaatattacaatgtgatcatagtcctagatcaccaaagtcaagcataAGCTGCTAATGCTATGACTAgcactcaaaggaagattactctcccaggaggtagttcctcaacttttgatcaaacaacatcaaatctaccaaatagacaaacagacacaatcatggccaaatcaaaacagATGGCTTCATCGTCTTCTCTTGGTTATAGTATTATCAaataattgaagagaaccaatgctcaaatctccattttggaactgcttaagatctcttctgctcatagagaggtcctggacaaggctttaATTACCACCAGCGTCCCTAAAGATTTAAacatagatcggtttcaatctatggtgggtcacctgacctcacctcattacctcactttctctaaagaagatgataactcaccgagtcacccacataactagccattacacattgaagccatgatccataaacaccgcgttaaacgtgttttgatagatggaggcactggctTGAATATTTatacctacaatctattgacacaactaggattctctgaaaatgttattgacccaacaaagaaaataacaatcaaggcttatgatgaagaagaaagaacctctaatggtctagtactattaccaatcagagtaggacctgtggaaagggatgtcatttttcaagtcttggatcttcatctttcatacaacatcttactaggcaggccattgattcatgaaatgaaagcagtaccatctacgtatcatcaatgcttgaaatttccttataatggagttgaagttagtattcttGCTAATACAAGTTATGCCTACAATGCATTAAtgcagagtgttgatgcttttgttcctcataatagagaaacctccacaactgaaagttcagaatctttgctgaaagatttacaaaagaaattgaaaatcacaaacactagcatagatggctacaaaatagagcctatactctcactaatgtctcttcctccatcaccaagacagttgagaaaaccattagaggctatgaagccacaaacttcaactccaaaagtcatttacgaTGGTGTCTTTACATAGTCCTGTACTTCTCTTGCgcgtgaaatagaagaggatgatgttctcacgtcactttttaaagaagatagtgcaaacaaagaaatacgacattgtgagatttctctgacacaatatggtccaggctataagatgcttcaacgcatgggatattcaggtactggtcctctaggcaaacatcaaaaaggtattgttgaacctattcagttacaaactaggTCTGCCAATGAAAAAGATGGACtaagatatgatccaagaaagtcatcagatcagaagcacacgccccaccatcaatgtaagtggaagaaaaaggtactacctttaacaacaaaagaaattaatactcaacaaactcaggaagagtgtaacggtgaacaaaaagaattgcccacctagaaagaggaaacagatggtaatcaagttctagttatatcagctataataccataggaagtagaaatcgcaaaggatatgagagacgaagtatacagaatcagagaattgtttgcaccgctgaatattccagtcacatatactggcagacaacaagtagatgattcagaaactgattcaaatgagtatgaatgggttcctgatcatctctcagatacatctactgcagaaacccctaaagaatccagtgatatcatagatgatgcgAAAGAGTTgatatgcctaaaaatgcaaaaaaaactagaataaatcagactaaaaagacaagaagactatgaacgataGATCGAGGAAGATAGGACACAAGAAATTTCTTCACCCACTAACTCTCCTTCTAATGAGATAAGACAAACCAGATatggtgttatcactgtttaagaaatgggttttcttttcccatgattggctaagtttttgaaattttgagtcaggtatgctattaattgcttcaaatTTGTTTTAGGACTTTAAGGGTTAAGGGCTTTTAGTTTTAAtcactcaaatgtctgatcaaaaccctctggcttctattcctatgttactttattcacttaagtgatgggtcttaGGGTCATGTGAAATGtcccccccttgttatttgcctaggcgatcgttaaataattataaaaatctACGCCTTAgccttttccttctaatgttgtcgggtccaGTAAGTGTCGCGCAACTTTCAAATGAATCTACGACTTTCtctatttcgttaggcgaagttgcaggtgtgttatgctctacgaaatagcaaaaggaaaaagcatgttcgacTGTGTGCATTGGATCTATTTTAACGACACTCCATCTCGTTTTGAATCTAATGACTGGCATTGATTCGCAGCCGAAATGAGCGAGTAAATTACATTTTGTGAAATGGAAAAAAGGCTTGGTGGGACCCGGTCGTGAAGACTTTTCCACGACTAAAAGGCTATCAAGTTTGAAAGAAATCAACGACCTGCGTTGTTTCGTAACTGAGAGATTCTCacatgttatgctctgcgaaatagcgaaaggtttttgggcccGGGTGAAAGAGGTTCATAAGAGGCATAGCAGATGGGCAAGTCCTCGAGATCTAACGGCTAGCACAGTTTCACAGGAGAAAGATGCTCAAAAGATAGCTTTCGCTAAACAAcgaaatgacatggcgttccaagTAAGCAAtccagctggttgagatggcaagtaagacaaTGACATGTGGCTGAAAATTAAAGTGGTTAGCGAATTGGATTTGAGGACTGACagttgggtccaagaagatgagtcatgctatgggataagaagtgacttggcagatataggtggcaaggagAAAGTGGATCCCGATGTTTTCTTTCAGCGAATAAAATGTTGACATGTCAGTTTAGGATTGACTAGATaccaggtggataaagctgagttAGAAGACCCACGTCTAtcggattcaagtaggttgttaagcatcaagcaagtttgatatgatctaacggTTCGTGTGAGTtcgcgaaggtaagatgctagtgttttaaggtctgcgaaatggcgaaagagctagtgggcccgaagaataaacaaggcataaaggtaaaagatgatcaactctgttttgatccaagggttcttgtTGCTTCGTGGTTGCAAATCAACCAAGGATTAAGGaccgcaaaatggtgaaagagaaagagaagttCTTCCCAGCATGATGTGGAATGATAGCTACTACTTCTTGttaagcttgatggtgatgtgtcgattgacacgtagtttcaaaaggtgattaagggcctgCTAGGGTGTAACCAGCAGTTATGCAGGAAGTAAGACacgtggttgactctgaactaaacccaaagatttttccagggctaatggtcaagtgccacatggcatttgttaaccggtgaataTGCGGGGTAAGCAATGTctggataaaggtctcacttaaaagatgttcatctcaagattgatccaacgcttcttgtTGTTTCGTGGCT is a genomic window of Cryptomeria japonica chromosome 7, Sugi_1.0, whole genome shotgun sequence containing:
- the LOC131051924 gene encoding disease resistance protein RPV1-like → MRCILSCFKSSPANHASSLPPPPPPPPPPPPPPPPPPPPPPPPPPPPPPPPPSSLKVEDCIKRFEKINNVDDVDNLIDVIDKLLETLPNKSKEDKTLKRSKSEILSDSDSTKSLWSSFLHSGSQFLKFVNEQIDQLQKNLGDEGNRKAVSQILQKMGNVHWVVAGLSVVAFLLDQIDQISENRSGCVELLKQTSNLAGHIRKLKYDMPQEEKKLNEAIITIVEGSMMCASQLKSGGLFRFLKASVNSESLAALQSKLSHLYEDLTLGEVITIEQHQSRDLPSQKPIYPDYAVGIEKQKEDVTKLLDMETRNKSSMAVVICGVGGIGKTTLATAVVADLHLTDYNYSRVKMDEHLTKNDIKCMQQQILKEAFPKYTYDRKVTLTNSAEGQDHLAKAFQAQGNKPIFLFIDNALRAEDLQELFPKRLEGLPKRSRIVLTARNLGVTDMLIDAGLERRQHHVTTLRMEEAINLLFRGSNPDNSRGGDNIEQILQICDGIPLVLEIVGACLRKQNYMVDRCTQIIEALKRGEEVRTQNLSDRLFTCVYDQLEPSTQEAFLDICCFFANWCRRHVEYIVGAEEVTHLEEAAFLKMSDKGKVIVHDIIRAIGLSMSKSNRIMKLRSWRELAQGNQRIDQIKGVRLTREESESGCVLDGEHILSMEKSLRVLDLESQITVSRSSQKTPRFEELRFFRLRGDISALWPVNSECFERLAVFHGPVLKDGVNFYQLPKRLRLMKVTAESQIFANSEESRPGSVRKNSSLEELDLKELKSLQRLPGQLDHLTALKVLILDEWDQMQELSEQVCELRLLCKLSMCGGSSLKNLPKSFGQLRCLEELILTSCTQLEQLPSTFGDLSSLKHLNLAECIKLKELPSSFGELRSLEVLNLESCWNLEALPPRFGKLCQLQKLSLGSDNLKELPSSFGELSSLAELRCNCLELKKLPSSFEQLHGLKKLSLQSDDLEELPSRFGELSSLAELRCNCQELRELPLAFGQLFTLTDLDLSSCKKLSTLPCSVGKLRSLKYFNLSACYRLKELPSSIWDLPCLTELDIRECHKLMTGLPTRKRKLQLTIRLL